The Primulina huaijiensis isolate GDHJ02 chromosome 10, ASM1229523v2, whole genome shotgun sequence region ATAATAAGTATCTTGTGATATGGTCTTACAGATTTTTATCTGTGAGTCGAGCCAATAatgtccatatttataataataagcaatatttttgacataaaaaataatatttttcataagtgACTCAAATAGAATATTCGTCTTATAAAATTAACTCAATAAAATAGTCCCAGAATAAATTTTCATAGCACAAATTTGTGATCAGGAAGATTTTTAACGTGCGCCACACGAAACAGTATGTGGacgttatcaaattttttaatctataattattgaattgaatatcatttaatcaaattacgtttattaattatttaaaatttaaagatttcatCCAcatcttaaatttatttaactcTTTTGGTTTTTCTTTTTGTCTTTTTAGTTGCTTTATCTGTCCTTCCAACCACATTGTTCACCACAAGTTTTATTCTAATttatatcattaattttaattttcaccaatcatttaaattttttaaagtaaagTCAACTCTAAGAATATAAGGTATTAACGTTGATTGCGggattaaatttaaaacttatttttaaacttCAAACTTGTagttgacaaaaacttgtgtgagacgatctcacggatcgtattttgtgagatatatatcttatttaggtcatccatgaaaaattattactttttatgctaagattattactttttattgtgaatatcggtagggttgacccgtctcacagataaagattcgtgagaccgtctcacaagagacctactttatatattatactttcacaattatttaattttttgtttgtttttcactTACACAACtacaatattattatataaattatttctgaaatattaaataatatgagAGGCAAATTCACGTAATTAGTAGCACAAGAAACATATTTTTGTGAAGTGAAAAAAGTAGGCAAAGGAAATCGATTCATTAACAAGAACAACAATAATGtaagtttgtatttgaatgGAAGGATTTGAACGCTTTTAAGTTCTACGGAACTTCAAATTCCTTTATCAGTAAATTGGATTTTAAGTTCTCACAaaattgagatttttttatttatctatcaAAGTCTTAAATCACATCCAAATCATTCCATCCAATGAGAATTAAGTATGCATGAGAGTTAAGCAAATAAccaaaatctgaaatttaaCACAGGCAAGATAGAGTGATACATCTTTGTTTTACGCCATACACACACATGTTGCATTTGGATACCCATCATCATTACTTTAGGACTCTATATAGTGCGTGTtaatcagtttttttttaatcatataaccCCGAGAAATTACACGTATGGCATCGTTCctgtaatgttttttttttttttacctcgaATTCAACAAGCTTGTGGATAGCAAAATCTTGAACATCAAAGATGGACAAGTTCTTGggttcttgaattttttcatcCGTGTGAAGAGGAAAAGAAGAGTTGCTCCATTTGAATGAGAGGAGCAAGATTTCTTGGCTCTTTTTAGCATTGATTGAGTtctgtttttaaagtaaaagaACTATTTTTGACGATAATCTTTCTTAGATTGTTTCCCTGGTTGTCTCAGAATGGTTTTTGGAAGGTGTTGATCTTGTTTCCTGTGTGTATAGGCCCACAAAACTCTGTTACACAAATATTTCCACTTCTTGTTGCATTATTGCCATTCTCGATCCATTTCCCCCCTACTTAGCTTGCTGTGTTGTTCAAAGTGTACCTTTCTTTCATTAGTTTAGATTTTGCATGATGACAGGTTTTCCATTCAAATGCATTTTTACATTTATGATAAGCAATGCTTCAAACTTGAATATTCTAAGAAAAATATACATGAAATTTGAATATGGTTCAATAAAGAATGCTAAACTGTCATTGATATGTTGTCAGAGTCGAATTTATAGATACTTAATTTCCATTAAATTTTTGCTTTTTAGGTATTAAAAACTTGGTTCTTTTTGTATTACTTTCATCATAAATAGGCAGATGATTGTATTTCTGCTGCACTTGTGGATCTACTTTTGggtttttgtgttttttctttcttttgtgtCTGATGATTTACCTGAATTGCTAGGCTTGAAATGTATCGATTTTATAACTAGCTCATGTGAATTGTTGGTTTTGTATCGAATTCAGACTTGCGAAGGCCTAACAAGTTGTGAGGGTAGAGATGGAGAATCTATGGACCGTGTTTTGTGGGGAATCCAACTGTTCAGACAGCAACAAGATCCCTTGTGGCGCTGATTTGATTTTTCGAACACACTGTTCTTCTTGCATCGATAGTGTGTTAAGTCTTTGTTTCGATATCCTGCTCTTCATCATGATTTTATTCactatatttttcaagaaatcatTGAAATCCTCAAATGTGAGAGCTTCCACGTGCGGCATATCGAGTTTGCATTTAGTATCAGCCATTTTTAATGGTTTTCTTGGATTGGTCTATCTATCTTATGGTATCTGgattttggaagaaaaattgagaaaaaCTCAAGATATTGCACCTCTTCTTTCGTGGATAACGTTCATGCTTCATGGATTAATTTGGTTGTTAACTGGATTAATAGCTAGTTTGCAAGGAACACGTTTTCGAAGAGCCTTGTTGAGGCTTCTATCAATTCTTGCATCCCTCTTCTCTGGTATAATTTGCGGGTTTTCACTTTTTCTAGCTATTTTTAGGAAAGAGGTGACATTTCAGAAATTTCTGGATGTTATTTGCTTCATAGGATCTTGTTTATTACTATTATGCACCTTCAAAGGTTATAGACATGAAGGGCATGACGACGACGATATCCACAGTCCATTACTCAGTTCAGCCAGTAATGATTATAAAACTTATTCAGGTAGTGGTTTGAGTCCATTTGCAAAAGCTCGTTTTTGTAgtaaatttacattttggtgGTTGAATCCATTAATGAAAATGGGAAGAGAGAAAACTCTTGCTGATGAAGATATACCTAGTTTACGCGTGGATGATCGAGCAGAGTCGTGCTACTTGTTATATATGGAGGTATTGAATAGAAGGAAACAATCGGATAGATTAACTGAATCCGAAATCTTGAAGACCATTCTGTTATGCCATTGGAGAGAAATAGTCATATCCGGATTCTTTGCACTATTTAAAGTGATGACTGTCTCTGCAGGGCCTTTACTGCTCAAAGCCTTCATAAAAGTTGCTGAAGGAAAAGAAAGTTCCAAATATGAGCGATACATATTGGTCGCAGTGCTTTTTTTGACAAAGATCCTCGAATCGATATCTCAAAGACAGTGGTATTTCCGGTCTAGACTAGTTGGTCTTAAAGTTAGATCCCTACTCACTGCAGTCATTTACCAAAAGCAATTGAGATTATCAAATCTGGCTAAATTGAACCACTCGAGTGGCAAGATAATGAACTATGTTACAGTTGATTCTTATCGCATCGGGGAATTCCCATTTTGGTTCCACCAAATATGGACTACAATCCTGCAACTCTGTCTTGCAATCCTTATCCTCTTCCAAGCTGTAGGACTCGCCACGATTGCATCTATGACTGTCATAATTCTCACCGTTCTTTGCAATTCGCCGCTTGGGAAGTTGCAACATAAGTTTCAGTCTAAGCTTATGGTAGCGCAGGATGAGAGGTTGAAAAAGATGTCTGAGGCTATCTTAAACATGAAGGTATTGAAATTATATGCGTGGGAAACTCATTTTCGGGAAGCAATAGAAAATTTGAGGGccattgaagaaaaatgtctaTTGGCAGTTCAGCAGTCTAAAGCGTGCAACATCTTCATTTTCTGGTTGTCCCCTTTATTAGTCTCTTCTGCTACATTTGCTACCTGCTATTTTCTTGGTGTTCCGCTATCTTCTGCAAGCGTCTTCACCTTTGTAGCAACTTTATGGCTGGTCCAAGATCCGGTTAAAAGTATTCCTGATGTCATTGGAGTGTTTATTCAGGCGAAAGTTGCGTTTTCGAGGATTGCGAAGTTCCTGGAAGCTCCTGAATTGGAAACCGCGAGTGTTAGAGTTAAGTCGTGCATGAGCGATACAAGTATTTTGTTTCAATCGGCTAATATATCGTGGGATGAGAATCCATCCCGGCCAACTCTTGGAAGCATCAGTTTGGGTGTTAAACCTGGTGACAAGATTGCGATTTGTGGAGAGGTGGGTTCAGGGAAGTCAACTCTTCTTGCTGCAATTCTTGGAGAGGTTCCGATAACCGCTGGCACTGTGAGTAATTTCCCTTCTTTTCCTCAATATTGTAAGGGGCAAAAACACAGTTTACAACAATGGGGAGTGTGACAGGCGAGGAAATTCAGATCTGAGGTCTGACTTTGTGGCAATGATTGAGCTTATTAGCATGGAACTACACAAGTGATTCACCTTTTACAAATCTTAAAAATATACTATAAAAATGTAATCTGTTTTCTCTAACATATTTTAGGTACAAGTACATGGGACAATTGCTTATGTCTCTCAATCGGCTTGGATTCAATCAGGAAGCATTCGAGAAAACATTCTCTTCGGGTCTACCTTCGATAACAACAAATATCAAGATACACTAGATAGGTGTTCACTACTTAAAGATCTCGAGCTGCTACCTCATGGTGATCTCACTGAGATAGGAGAAAGAGGAATAAACCTTAGTGGTGGCCAAAAACAACGGATTCAGCTTGCTCGTGCTCTTTATAAGGACGCTGATATATATCTCTTGGATGATCCATTTAGTGCTGTTGATGCACACACTGCCCTGAGTTTGTTTAACGTTAGCATATTCCCGTTGCAAGTAGAATTTAGTTTTACGCGTTGTATGCTAAAAACTCTGTTGAATCTTGGCAGGAATATGTAATTGAAGCCCTCTCAACAAAGACAGTTTTGCTCGTGACTCATCAAGTTGATTTTCTTCCTGCATTTGATTTTATCTTGGTGAGTTTTTCTTTAGGGAATTTTATTTGTATGAAACTTTTTATCCACCCCTACTTCAGAACACAAACTCCATCCTCGTACAGGTGAAAATAGTTCAGAATGAACAttgaaggaaattttttttaaaactaaatcaTAAGAAAATCATAGTTATCAAATTTGATTCCTGAAgatataattttgattattaATTCTTGTTTCTGCAATCAGAATTTCATCATAAAATGACAAGATTGGCGATGCATAATGCAtgttgaaaacaataaagaatGGTTGCTCATTATAGTACCCCTTCCTTTTGAGCAGTTCATGTTAGATGGGGAAATCTCGCATGCTGCTCCTTATTCTCAGTTGCTGACCTCAAGCAAAGAATTTCAAGACCTTGTTAATGCACACAAAGAAACCGCTGGTTCCAGGAGGCTTTCAGACATCAGTTCTTCCCAACATCTTGGATCTTCTTCCAGAGAAATTCGAAAAAATTATGCAGAAATGAAAGTTAAAATATCTGAAAATGTCCAGTTGATTAAGAAAGAAGAACGAGAAGCCGGGGACACTGGATTCAAACCGTATATTACGTATTTGAAGCAAAATAAAGGATTTCTTTTCTACTCTGTGATTGTTCTGTGCCAACTGGTATACACGCTAGGCCAGATTATGCAGAACATTTGGATGGCTGAAAATGTCGATTCTCCAAATGTCACCGAATTGAGATTGATCGTAGTTTACTTGTTGATTGGACTCGCCATATCACTATTTTTACTCTGCCGAATCATATTCGCAGTTGTTTTGAACATTAGGTCGTCAAGAGCATTATTTTCAAGACTACTGATTTCTCTGTTTTGTGCGCCAATGTCGTTTTATGACTCTACACCTTTGGGAAGAATACTCAGCCGGGTAAAGATTCCATTGATTTTAAGTTGTTCTTTCTCGTTAGTGTTAAATATATCCAAGAGGAGTCTATTGCCTACAGTCTTTCTTGAGCGTGGTTAGAACCCGGGGGCATGAATCCTATGATACTGATGTTTGTCTTGTGAAATTGATATATCACAGGTCTCCGCTGATTTGAGCATAGTTGATCTAGATGTTCCTTTCAGCTTGATTTTCACATCGGTATCGACCATGAATAGTTATGCAAACATGGTGGTGTTGGCTGTTGTCACATGGCAAGTACTGCTTGTCTCAATACCAATGATATTTTTCGCCATTCGCTTGCAGGTAACTATCATCAGTACAGACATACTTCAACTCAAATGTTCAGATCTTCTCGCTTATTTTCTCATTGTAGGAAATTTAATAAGAATAAGTTGAAATTAATTATCTGGATATGCTTGCATATTAAAGCATATGATGAAACAACAATGAGAAATTTAAGAAGTAATTGTTCAAAGATTTTGCACTTCACAGAAAAGTTTTGATTTTAGACCTCAAACTAATTTCCAacattaagttttaaattttggtgGCAAGATTAGAACATTTTGTTCAATGATTTTCTTTTTCGAATGCCAAATACTGAGTCTGATTTGAATTGCACATCTTCAGAAGTACTATTTTTCCTCAGCCAGAGAGTTCATGCGGATTAATGGAACAACAAAATCTTCTGTAGCAAATCATGTTGCTGAGTCTGTGGCAGGAGTAATTACAATAAGAGCTTTCGAAGAAGAAGATCGTTTTTTCTCCAAGAATCTTGAGCTGATAGACATCAATGGAAGCCCATATTTCCAATATTTTTCGGCTAATGAGTGGTTGATCCAACGGCTGGAAACCCTCAGTGCAGTTGTTCTCTCATTTGCAGGCTTTTGCATGGTTTCACTTCCATCTGGAACTTTTAGCCCCGGTAGGTGAAATGTAAAAAGATGAGTCGGCCTGCTCATGAACAAGCTGGTTTGTTCCACATGAGCTCATGTCGAGCTCAAATTTTTACCAACTCGAGCTTTGAGTTTCTTGATAGCTCACATCAGCTCATCTTATAACTATGTTTATCAGTTTTCACAATATAGAAATTAAAACCAAAATATTGTTCTTTGCATATATTTATTCATGGAATACTATtgctttattaaaatattattagtgATGACATTAATAGATCGTAGCACACGAGCCAAACTCATTATCTGAGTTCTCGGATATGTtcttcaaataaaatttgttagGCTAAGCTGCACTTGAGCTTGAGGTGGAGTTTCTTTTATTTTGAACTCGATTAGTCAAAGTTCGAGCAATTGAGCTCAATTCTTTAGTTGGACTTGTGCCTGAGTCTGTGAAATTTCACAAACTTGATTCTAACACGACTTAATTTTACACCCCTATACATAATGTAATACTACAAACATAGAAAGGCGTCCTCTTTTAATTACTCAAATGGTATTACTTTCATGGATTAAGATTTTGTTTATGTTCATATGTGGTTGCAGGATTTATTGGAATGGCGTTGTCCTATGGTCTTTCATTAAATGTATCTCTCGTTTTTTCCATTAGCAGCCAGTGCAATTTATCGAACTATATTGTTTCAGTAGAAAGGCTTGATCAGTATATGCACATACCAAGTGAGGCCCCTGACGTGATAGAAGAGAATCGCCCCCCTGTCAACTGGCCAATGGAGGGTAAAGTAGAGATTCAAGATCTAAAGGTAAACATTTCTTGAGTTAGTTCTAATCTAAAAAAGTATGACATTCTCCCTATATACTGATTTTGAGTGGAAACAGATCAAATATAGACACGATACACCACTTGTTTTACACGGGATTAGTTGCACATTCGAAGGAGGACACAAAATTGGCATTGTTGGTAGAACTGGAAGTGGGAAGACCACACTTATTAGTGCCTTGTTTCGCCTAGTAGAGCCTGCAGGAGGAAAGATTTTTGTAGATGGGCTTGATATATCAGCACTCGGACTTCATGATTTGAGGTCTCGTTTTTGGATCATACCTCAAGACCCTACTCTTTTCAATGGAACTGTGAGGTACAATTTGGATCCATTTCATCAGCATACAGAGCAGGAACTCTGGGAGGTAATTTTGTATTGATTTGATTTCCAATATTTTTGTAGATTTAAAGAAAACTTCTGTTAAATCCATGATCTTGCTTTCAGTTTTTAAGTATGACCTTTTGATAAAAATACCATATAACAATGTCTCCCTTTTTCTTGTTTCATTGAAACTAAGGTTCTTGAAAAGTGTCAGCTCAAAGACACAGTTCAGGAGAAGGAGAATGGATTAGACTTTTTTGGTAAGTGATAGGATCGATCATCTTTTACCAAAACCATATAATAGGTCAAGCGTCACTTTTCAATTGTATTGCATTATTGATGACCATACTAGATCGAAGGAGCAATCATTGTTACTTGTTTTCAATAATTGATTCCTTTATATCAAAAGTTATATATGGTAATAGCGATACAATCGTCTTTTGTTTGAGTGACATTTCGGAAAAATAACATATGACTTCAGTCTTAGAAGATGGTTCAAACTGGAGTGTTGGGCAACGTCAATTGTTATGCTTGGGGCGTGCTTTATTGAGGAGAAGCAAGATCTTGGTACTCGATGAAGCAACTGCATCTATCGACAATGCTACCGACATGATCTTGCAGAAGGTTATTAGGAAAGAATTTGCAGACTGTACAGTTATTACTGTGGCTCATAGAATACCAACTGTGATGGATTGTGATATGGTTCTTGCCATAAGTGAAGGTctgtatttatatataattcataattTCCAACTTGTTGACAcaacatttttagaaataaatttaagCATATCGGCATCATATAGGAAAACTAGCTGAGTACGATGAGCCGGTGAAGCTAATGAAAAGAGAGGATTCATTGTTTGGGCAGCTAATTAAGGAATATTGGTCTCACCATGACTCCGCGGAACGAGGCTAGTGCAAGAACTACTTATGTTGAATGTTGCAAATAGTTTGTATCCTGAGTTCTTCATATGTAACCTGTATTTGCCTCTATTCACATCATCTAACATAAGTCTCAGAAGTGATAATTTTGCCTTGCATTTTGGTGTCTCTAATAAGGTTTATTttctttgtaaatattattatatttatcatCTTACATATTAGAAATCTGATATATTTGCTTaacattaatttttgaaataacaTAGTACACATTTATTGTTCAATCACGAGTATCTTTGTCGATGATAAGTATAATTACTTGATCTATAGAATGATTATTTATGCAGTGATAAATAGTTCAGTGATAAATAGTTTAGTTTTGATGGATAAAAAAACTAAACTATTTATCACTGCATAAATAATCATTCTACAGATCAAGTaaggaatatatatataagga contains the following coding sequences:
- the LOC140986034 gene encoding ABC transporter C family member 10-like, coding for MENLWTVFCGESNCSDSNKIPCGADLIFRTHCSSCIDSVLSLCFDILLFIMILFTIFFKKSLKSSNVRASTCGISSLHLVSAIFNGFLGLVYLSYGIWILEEKLRKTQDIAPLLSWITFMLHGLIWLLTGLIASLQGTRFRRALLRLLSILASLFSGIICGFSLFLAIFRKEVTFQKFLDVICFIGSCLLLLCTFKGYRHEGHDDDDIHSPLLSSASNDYKTYSGSGLSPFAKARFCSKFTFWWLNPLMKMGREKTLADEDIPSLRVDDRAESCYLLYMEVLNRRKQSDRLTESEILKTILLCHWREIVISGFFALFKVMTVSAGPLLLKAFIKVAEGKESSKYERYILVAVLFLTKILESISQRQWYFRSRLVGLKVRSLLTAVIYQKQLRLSNLAKLNHSSGKIMNYVTVDSYRIGEFPFWFHQIWTTILQLCLAILILFQAVGLATIASMTVIILTVLCNSPLGKLQHKFQSKLMVAQDERLKKMSEAILNMKVLKLYAWETHFREAIENLRAIEEKCLLAVQQSKACNIFIFWLSPLLVSSATFATCYFLGVPLSSASVFTFVATLWLVQDPVKSIPDVIGVFIQAKVAFSRIAKFLEAPELETASVRVKSCMSDTSILFQSANISWDENPSRPTLGSISLGVKPGDKIAICGEVGSGKSTLLAAILGEVPITAGTVQVHGTIAYVSQSAWIQSGSIRENILFGSTFDNNKYQDTLDRCSLLKDLELLPHGDLTEIGERGINLSGGQKQRIQLARALYKDADIYLLDDPFSAVDAHTALSLFNEYVIEALSTKTVLLVTHQVDFLPAFDFILFMLDGEISHAAPYSQLLTSSKEFQDLVNAHKETAGSRRLSDISSSQHLGSSSREIRKNYAEMKVKISENVQLIKKEEREAGDTGFKPYITYLKQNKGFLFYSVIVLCQLVYTLGQIMQNIWMAENVDSPNVTELRLIVVYLLIGLAISLFLLCRIIFAVVLNIRSSRALFSRLLISLFCAPMSFYDSTPLGRILSRVSADLSIVDLDVPFSLIFTSVSTMNSYANMVVLAVVTWQVLLVSIPMIFFAIRLQKYYFSSAREFMRINGTTKSSVANHVAESVAGVITIRAFEEEDRFFSKNLELIDINGSPYFQYFSANEWLIQRLETLSAVVLSFAGFCMVSLPSGTFSPGFIGMALSYGLSLNVSLVFSISSQCNLSNYIVSVERLDQYMHIPSEAPDVIEENRPPVNWPMEGKVEIQDLKIKYRHDTPLVLHGISCTFEGGHKIGIVGRTGSGKTTLISALFRLVEPAGGKIFVDGLDISALGLHDLRSRFWIIPQDPTLFNGTVRYNLDPFHQHTEQELWEVLEKCQLKDTVQEKENGLDFFVLEDGSNWSVGQRQLLCLGRALLRRSKILVLDEATASIDNATDMILQKVIRKEFADCTVITVAHRIPTVMDCDMVLAISEGKLAEYDEPVKLMKREDSLFGQLIKEYWSHHDSAERG